tttaatttattttttatttgtattttttttttctaaactaatgctcaaaatacacacaaatgttaCTTTTGACACAATTGTTCTGTATTCTGATGCAACATTGCTAAACTAACTAAATGGAataaatgcatccatccattttccataccgcttatcctcactagggtcgcgggcgcgctggagcctatcccagctatctttgggcaagaggcggggtggatcctgaactggtcagccagccgatcgcatggcacatataaacagtgTACCAAAAATAAGAGGGGTTTTAACGAAACCAAGCTATATCATGTGGATGTGATCAGGCTCTAATGAATGTCATTGGCAGTGTGCTTACAGCCAGTGCTGTGCAAAACAAGCCGTTTGGTGGTGTCTTGCTGTGAGCTCATTCCCAGCAGTCACAGAATGTTGCAAGCTAATGAAAGAGCCTTGTCATCTTGCCAATGACCTCATCCGACCATCCCAAtgctatttattattttctctaACACTGAAAAAAACAGTGAAGTTGTATATTAAATGCATTATTTAGCTCTTTTAGATTTTTGTTATCAATGGATTTTCATTACTTGTATTACAGAAGGTTCTTGAACATGTAACGAGATATTTAAAAGTGCCCTCACTTGATAGTCTTTTTACGTCCACCTGTAGCACAGCTAACGGAACAGACCTGGGCCTGCGGTCAGGTTCCATTTCAGCCTCTAATGGAGTGAATAGTCAGGTGCCTTCCAGTTCCTGTAGCCCGGCCCTAAGTCACGTCGTCAATGGCGATGTCACGCCCAACTCTACCCCAAGCAACCAACCCTCAGATAGTGATGCAGAGAGTAGGACTCGTGAGTATAAGCTTTACTTTGCactttacagtatataaacaaCCTAAGCGCGTTGAGTATCATATCCATATGTGGCACTATTTTGTGTTACTGAATTCACTGGTGTCTCTGGTGTAACAAATGAATGCATGTTGATGTGTTCAAATTTATGCATATTTAACTTGAGCGCCATTGACTCATAGATTTCCGCTATTCACGACAGGGCCCATGTCCCTAGAGTCCCGAGAatagtgggggaacactgtactactccaaacaaacaaacttccACTGTTATCAGCAAATTGGTTTAATCAATCAAGCATTTTGGATGTAATTTATGAAGTGCTTTCTCTGTGTgtatttacaatatttattgATACTGGGCTGCAGTCAATGGGGAGACCTGTGATACTGTCGCCGAGTCATCATCTGATACAACAGGTGATGTGTTGCCTCAAGCAGAAAACCTCGAGGACTGTACTCTAGATGCCCTTCTGCCAGATTCCGACACAGCACCAAATGGCACATCACAGGCTCCAGTCTTGTCTTCTGCTGCTAAGCAGAGTGATGGTGCGGTTGCCGCTGATGCCGCTACTACTGCTGCCTCCTCCATGCGCACTTCCGCAGCACAGGGTGCCACAGCCATCGCAACGTCCTCATCATCAGTGTCCTCCTCCCCAGCATTGGGAGAAACAAATTTGTCAGCTGACAGTGGGAGCAGTAGTAGCGCTGCAACAGTAACTACGGATGGGGCCAAACCCAGACAGCAGGTCCCTGCAGCTGGAGCCCCAGACCCTCTTCCGCctgggtaaaaacaaaaatactaataCTAAATTTTCAACTAGGATTCAAAATCCAATTCTTTGTCATTAATTACATTATTGTGTCTCACAGGTGGGAGCAGCGAAAAGACCCGCATGGGAGAACATATTATGTAGACCACAACACCAGAACTACTACCTGGGAAAGACCACAGCCACTGCCACCAGGGTGAGCTTGAATTTCTTTCTTGTTCTCCATCCTCAGCCCACTTAAGACATCACAACCATCATACAGTGAAATATAATTTGCCATTTAATTGCAGCAAATTCCCATTCATGCGGCTATAACCGGCCTCccattcatattaaaaaaacaaacaaacaaaaaaaacttgtagAAGCCCATAATCTAATTACTAGACTTTCCACCGATCTGATCAGCTTGATTGGTATAGGcctataattagcattttatgcagaTCGGCTTTAATctcattcgccgatccgatctccgcaaaagacatttactccacgtcgcggTCGTGTACTgattcaaaagctagtttatttttagccttgtcacgtgtcttgtgatgtagtactgtaactatctgacggccaataaagttttatttcaattttgtcagtgaaaaaacattCGGCGGTGTGGGACTTTTTTGCGGTGCctcagacagacaacacgtaatggctggatcagactacaagaaaaatggtctcgtcaccggtgctcgggagtgGCCTGTCTATTCAAGAAGAGCATgcggtatgttcacatacttttaatacaatacggctcgcaagcaggtaacataatgttatgtagccgagcaagctagtgctagcactaacgtttatGTAAACGAGCCGGCGTTCTGTCCagtcatgctctaaagcttaaGTTAACATCGGTTCGTGCGTGTGATTAAATGTTGACATTGGCacccaagtatgttgacaatggcGAGCACGGAAGGCGAAGCGCCGATCACAAtacacaatcctattggtcgatgtCGTGATGCGCTGTCAGAGAGTTgtcattgatatgtcacactacatggaagatataaaaaaaaaaatcaagcatgctagacttttcattttggcgttgtAGGGCTATCATTGGGCCAactcgttggtcgtggattatggcACACTACAAGAAGATTTGTCGTTcacaacaaaatatgtcgggcctgATCTGGCAAATAGCCTTTGATAGCTAATCAGGCCAATATCGGGGCCAAAATCCTGtcgtctgatctaggcataaaAATGGAGGACTGAAAAACTGTTacctttgtctttgtcttttgtctctaTTAGGTGGGAGCGCCGTGTTGATGACCGGGGAAGGATCTATTACGTGGACCATAACACCCGCACCACCACATGGCAGCGTCCCACAATGGAGTCAGTCCGGAATTTTGAGCAGTGGCAGAGTCAGCGCAGCCAGCTGCAGGGAGCTATGCACCAGTTTAACCAGAGATACCTCTACTCTGTAAGACTATTATCACCCAATTTCTTGCATAAAACCTACTATTGTTCCTCCACCAGTGGAATTACACGTGCCAATAATAAAGAAATCGTATTAATGCAAAAAACTAAATCTTCAGTTGCTCTCTTTGTAAATTAATTTCTCAATAGTGTATGTTAATATTAATTTCTTGTAGTCCAGGTTTGTACTAAAACTAATGATGGATAAATACAAAAGTACTGTTTACACACTGCTTCTATCTTGTCTTACATAGATCAGCCTGTGTCTCTGTCTAGTTACCGTCTTATTTATCAAAAGCCAAacttttggttgtttttctgttAGCTTTGCAAGGTTTATATTTCAAAGTCTTTAATTACTGTAGCGATTTCATCTTCCCTGACACTGATTAGCTTACAAAACTAATCAAAAGACAGTCAGAGCAGGGAAGTATTGAGAAGTTGTCAGACACAATGGCTTTCTTAACAGTACACAGTACAATGGCTTTCTTAACACACACAGTTAACACAATAAAATTgagtttatttttcaatgttgtTTCTTTATGTGCTATATTTTTTGAATATTATTTCACCAAATTAAATGTTTACAGATGGATGTGTCTACATTTCTCATTTTCAGGCATCCATGATGTCTGCCGAGAACGATCCACTTGGCCCGCTACCTCCTGGTTGGGGTGAgttcacattttttcatttgGTAGCTGGATAAAATGCatgttgttttattgatgtttactGATGTAGTTTGTAATAGTTTTACAGCGCATATTCTGAATCTGTCATCAGTGATTTATTGCCGTCGAAATCTTCACTCTGTTATTCCTATTGTTCGGAGATCACTGGAGACAGTcaaatttgtttcatttgtcATTTGAGTCTGCACTGTTGATAATCGGTATACCCCTTGTTTTTAAAGATACTATtggctttttgctttttttttttttttttaacatctccAGAGAGGCGTGTGGACTCCAATGACAGAGTATACTTTGTCAAccacaatacaaagacaacacaGTGGGAAGACCCCCGAACCCAAGGGTGAGCTCAGACGAAATGGCCAGACAATATATAGGACATATTTTTCCAGCATATTTTACGTCATGTCAGCACACCGGTCTGGTTTGAATATGTGAAATTCCGAAAGGCTTGTCAGCGCCCCCATTTAAAAGTCCATGATGCCCTATAATGACTATTCAATTTAGAGTGTGCGATCACTGCACACAGCTGAAATTTTATGAAAAAGTCTGTGcgcatcaataaaaaaaagtgcgcATCAATATACAAACAATTGGCAAATTATTATATGACTTTCAGGTAATCTTGAATCACAACAAAATACAGCAGCTGAAGCTATTCAACAGATCCTAACATTCCTGTTGTCATGCGTCACTCATCAGAGAATGATTTCAAGCCTCGTTCTATCACAAAAGATTTATTTCCGGTAACTCACAATgatgtattataaaaacaatttgTTGATGTGTTTCAGGCTACAGAATGAGGACCCTCTACCTGAGGGTTGGGAGATCCGTTACACAAGGGAAGGTGTTCGATACTTTGTAGATCATAACACCAGAACGACGACATTTAGCGACCCCCGCACTGGAAAGTCCTCTgtgtaagaataaaaaaaaaatgcttactcATGTATTGTAAATGTTGTCTAAAATCCAAATGTTTAATGACGTTTATTGATAAGCAAGACCTTATTTGTAGGTAATATAATTCGATATGCCATTAATTGATTTGAACTGATTAATATTTAGTGACTTTAGATGGGAAGGGACTCGACTAAATTTTTAGGAAAAAGCCCAGAAACACTAGCACATCTATTTATGTTACAACACATGAGAGAAGAACCTGTTCCAttaatgtaaaagtaaaatctaCTGCTCAACTTTTCAGCACCAAAGGTCCACAGATTGCATATGAGCGTAGCTTCCGGTGGAAACTTGCTCATTTTCGCTACTTGTGCCAGGTTTGTGTCTTTGATGCTTTATTTTTCAACTTGCCTTTTTAAAGCTACATTGCAatttcatttccttttttttttttgtacccagTCGAATGCTCTCCCTAGCCATGTGAAGATCACCGTCTCCAGGCAAACGTTGTTTGAAGACTCATTCCAGCAGGTAAATGGATTGTTGTACTACTGCTTCAGTGTTGTCTGTGctacaaacgcacacacattcataacatACCTAGCATTTTACCAAtgctaatgtttttgtttttattgtttgtgttttagatTATGGCCCTGAAACCTTACGACTTGAGGCGGCGATTGTACGTCATCTTCAGAGGCGAGGAGGGTCTTGATTATGGAGGCTTAGCTCGGTAATACATGAAAATTAATAATATTAGAATGCAAAGCTGCGTTACTAAAACTTGTCTCCTTTGCTTTTTAGTGATCAACAATGAAGTGTTCCCCAACTTTTTACTCCAGTCTCATCCTTTTCTTTATCCCCTCTTTCTCATCAGGGAGTGGTTCTTCTTGTTGTCGCATGAGGTGCTAAATCCCATGTACTGTCTGTTTGAGTACGCTGGCAAAAGCAACTACTGCCTGCAGATCAACCCAGCTTCGGCTATCAACCCAGATCACCTCTCATATTTCTGCTTCATAGGCAGATTTATTGCAATGGTATGCTCACAAAACCCCTCTCTCACTGCAATAATAATGGCTTAAAATGGACAATTGACAGGTATTTTGATATATACGtctttttttctaatatatttTACTATACTGCAAATAGTACATGCTGTTTTTCTTCCCAAGCCAACATATTTTGCAGAAATAGGTTATGAAAGTACCATATGCTGTTTTTGAGACTCCTGGTAAATTTGAAATAGTCCACTTGACGTTAACAAACTTCAAACTCAAAATATTCTGcttgaaataaaaaatctaaataaaaacaccGGATGATATTGATAGTTTATCAGCAATCAAAAATCATATTATTTTTGGCAGCCAGAGTTTAAAATATAACTTGATATTGAGAGGATATATTCACATCAATTTCCATGCAGAACTCGTTTGGTTACGTGTAATGGTAAAAGCTCTTATAACCAATAAATATagttaatttatgtatttttaagtcTTCTCACAGCATCTAGcagctttaaaaatatatacctgtattttttttactggcttgGAATAAAGAGAATTTTGTTGTTGCCATTGGGATTGTGGCTCAGTCATTTTAGCAGTCTGTTGGTGGGCCTGTCCTTACCCACCTCATACTGTGAAGAGGTTTTTTGTATTGCTCATAGCAATTTGCCAGCAACCCACATTATGCCATTTCATTGTGCACAACACAGAACAGTACAGCCAGTGCCAACACAAAAAAGAGCTGTTGAGGCTGGTAGACAAGATTGTAGAAATTAGTTGTGCTACAAACAAGCCAGGGTACCATCAAAATAATGCTGTTTCAAGGTAAAACCCTCGCTTATATCGGGGATAATGTTCTAGCCAACCCCCACAATGAATGAAATCTTCCAAGTAacgaccaattatttattatatgatatgtgccctacgattggctggtgaccacttcagggtgtaccccgtctctcgcccaaagatagctgggataagctccagcacgttcaggacccttgtgaagataagcggtacagaaaattgatggatggaaggatgataATCTAAATTTACACATTTCAATCAATGCAATCAATTCACTGCCAATATGTGATAGTTAAGAGAGGCGtagatattttatttgtccacttgaggtcaacATCCAAGCACACTACACAAGCACATGCATTTGTGCTTTGCTTGAGTGGCGTCAACAACAACTAATGCGGATATGGTGTGAACAGGTGATTTCCTGAGCTAAGCATTCACACCTTTCCTCACACTGACGGTCCTGCCAATGTAATCCGCTaaaagcattatgggaaccCAGAATTCAATGTGGCGATGTTTCTAATGtggtactgtagttgtagaaaatcaatcTAAACGTTGGTCTTTAATTGCATTTGTTACTGTCGATATTGTTACGTGTGTGCATCATCTATTCGTCaggctaaggttggtattttttaatgtatttcgtAAAACTCTGGCTTGTTTTAAACTGACTTTGTCATGTTCGTTGTATCCTCAAgcaaacctgcaaaaaaaaatctgtgatgtgctgaatccacaataaatgaaccgcaatatagcgagTGTCAGAACAATGAAGATGAATAATAGGCATGGTATACCTTGTTGTTAATTGCTGGGctttacagacaaacaaccattcacactcagtgTTCAGTTAAACCAAGAGGCGAGACTAATACAGGCTCTAGTCTTTACTTCTGTTGAATCTATTTTATTTCCCTGTGCCCTTAGGCACTTTTCCATGGAAAGTTTATCGACACAGGCTTCTCCCTGCCTTTCTACAAACGCATGCTTAATAAGAAGCTCATCCTCAAAGATTTGGAGTCCATCGACCCAGAGTTCTATAACTCACTTATATGGATCAGGTGAATATTTTGTCTGCATCAATATTGTTTGTTGCCACTGTAACAGAGATAGTGGTGGGGGTTGGAGACTGGCCTATTATTCTACAGTACATATGTCTTTTGTTTggtagtctttttttgtttgcttgttttaaaataaaactgtttctTCTTAGGGACAACAATATTGAGGAGTGTGGTCTCGAGATGTAACAGAGATAGTGGTGGGGGTTGGAGACTGGGCTATTATTCTACAGTACatatgtattttgtttggtagtctttttttgtttgcttgttttaaaataaaactgtttctTCTTAGGGACAACAATATTGAGGAGTGTGGTCTCGAGATGTAACAGAGATAGTGGTGGGGTTGGAGACTGGGCTATTATTCTACAGTACatatgtattttgtttggtagtctttttttgtttgcttgttttaaaataaaactgtttctTCTTAGGGACAACAATATTGAGGAGTGTGGTCTCGAGATGTATTTCTCAGTGGACATGGAGATCTTGGGCAAAATCACATCCCATGACCTCAAACCAGATGGCACCAATGTCCTTGTCACTGAGGAGAACAAGGAGGAGTACATCAGGTTCTGGAACTTGTATATGTTTTAGCAGAAATGTGCCCTCCGATATCACTTGGCACACGACATGTTTAAATGTGCCATGTGACTTGCAGTTTAATGGCAGAGTGGAGGTTCTCCCGTGGAGTTGAAGGTCAAACCAAAGCTTTCCTTGATGGTTTTAATGAAGTGGTTCCACTTCAGTGGCTCCAGTATTTCGATGAAAAGGAGCTGGAGGTAAGCTGCATTACTTTTGCTGATGGTGGCAAGGCATGTTTGCCCACATTTATTCCCCGCAAATTTTAGTTAGATGTTTATTTGTTAGAAATGAATTCTGCGAGGCACATGTTTATGTTTCCTCATGGCTTTTTGCATTGCTGAGAAACATTTTTAGGCAAATGTTAAAAGTTTCATTCGTTATCATTAatcaaatgtaatcaaattgAGATGTCGCTGGAGATACCCACTAGTTAAAACAAACTAAATTCCTCTGATAGAGTGGGTTGGTCAAGCATTAATACTATCATCGAAACATAGGTGCGTACCAAAATGTTGCCCAATTGCAAGTTGAGCAGTGTGAACACAATGACACTCGACTTGGACACATCgtcatttaattattattcctGTTCCTAGTCTTGATAATATTACAAACAATTATAACCTTTTACCTCAACTACCGGCGGCACGgttggtgactggttagcacatctgcctcacagttctgaggaccggggttcaaatcccggcccgcctgtgtggagtttgcattatTTCCCTGTGCCCTGAgggggtttcctcccacatcccaaaaacatgcatggtaggttgattgaagactctaaattgcccgtaggtgtgaatgtgagtgcgaatgtttgtttgtttctatgtgccctgcgattggctggcaaccagttcagggtgtacctttgCCCGTGTGTGGGAAAAACATAATTTCTGTATTGCGTATGTGTGATCCAGGTGATGCTGTGTGGCATGCAAGAAGTGGACTTACAGGACTGGCAGAGGAACACGGTGTATCGTCACTATACCAGGAACAGTAAACAAATCATTTGGTTCTGGCAGGTACTGTCGCATATAGAAGTGCTCCCATGTAATCCATTGGAATTAACCAGAATTTGAGGGTAATTTAATAGAAGGGTATCATATCCAATCATATATCCAATATTTAGTTTTGTCATGAGCAGACATTCACTCAAAATGGATAGTGCTTCTTGCCCACGTGAGGGCGTTATATATTAccttattatattttatattttatatatttttatatttaatttttttcaaaataccaCAGTATAAGCAGGAAATCCATATTAAGAgtcaaacataatttttttttaattcctggttCATTCCGATTAAACACCATATATTCCTGTTCATTCCCATGAAAGGTTTCCAAATAGAAATTTTTTACAGCCCCTGTGACTGTACAAATGATGGCTGTTTGTCCGCCTCTCTTTCCTCTCTTGCAGCTCGTGAAAGAAGTGGACAACGAAGTGCGTCTGCGCCTCATGCAGTTCGTCACTGGAACCTGCAGGCTTCCTCTGGGCGGCTTCGCTGAGCTCATGGGTCAGCTGGGCCACACAAAGACTTCAAACATCTTATTCTTTAATtacacattcccccccccccccttgtacTCTTTGTTTTTCCACTGTAGGAAGTAACGGACCTCAAAAGTTCTGCATTGAGAAGGTTGGGAAGGAAACGTGGCTTCCCAGGAGCCACACATGGTGAGTGAACCGCTTTGGCATTCTTTATTTTTGAGGATCCATTGGAACCTCACAAGTGGTTCCttggatttgaaaacaaatcatgtataatacagtgttcccctgtAGATTGGATAATTGGCATCActtatttgctgattttttttttttttttttttattttgttttttcggCCGGGGAGGACCTAtcctgttatttgctgaaaaactcaaatatttgctgttttatgcTTAGGCCATAGCCCTGTCTAATAACCCGTAGCTTTGGCGGAATCTTGGTCAGgcttgggcatcgtttgaatttgagcgattctggttccaaacgattctctaTTCCCAATCTTTTAGgaggctgggtcaaaaacgtttgcctggtttaaataaagggtgtccaaattatgaacatccattttcttagcagcccgcagcatagactaaaatggaCATTTGGCTCGGGGGTCTTTAGAAACGGTGTCACTATCacacctatgaactaaaaggcaatgtgtgtggaaataaCCCAACTGACTTAATGTTCATTCATTATTGTTGCAgctaaatatagcattgttaaaattaattttaacaaaggtaagacacacttttgttcgccgccgttgggcacaag
The genomic region above belongs to Phycodurus eques isolate BA_2022a chromosome 21, UOR_Pequ_1.1, whole genome shotgun sequence and contains:
- the LOC133396798 gene encoding NEDD4-like E3 ubiquitin-protein ligase WWP1 isoform X5 → MATASLRAESGHNYRETSQLHAVVSCAKIKRKKSLFGVAIYVEVTAEGESRRTAKSHSSSSPKWDERLTLNVTPRSQVDFKVWSHHTLKADALLGKASLDLIETLEQHESKLENVKEVLKLSVEHKGVLMPAGELTVYLDGLNVSDQQELPPLTNGNAANGTKVQQNGDAIHENGESSSSRAANSTANGTDLGLRSGSISASNGVNSQVPSSSCSPALSHVVNGDVTPNSTPSNQPSDSDAESRTHSDTAPNGTSQAPVLSSAAKQSDGAVAADAATTAASSMRTSAAQGATAIATSSSSVSSSPALGETNLSADSGSSSSAATVTTDGAKPRQQVPAAGAPDPLPPGWEQRKDPHGRTYYVDHNTRTTTWERPQPLPPGWERRVDDRGRIYYVDHNTRTTTWQRPTMESVRNFEQWQSQRSQLQGAMHQFNQRYLYSASMMSAENDPLGPLPPGWERRVDSNDRVYFVNHNTKTTQWEDPRTQGLQNEDPLPEGWEIRYTREGVRYFVDHNTRTTTFSDPRTGKSSVTKGPQIAYERSFRWKLAHFRYLCQSNALPSHVKITVSRQTLFEDSFQQIMALKPYDLRRRLYVIFRGEEGLDYGGLAREWFFLLSHEVLNPMYCLFEYAGKSNYCLQINPASAINPDHLSYFCFIGRFIAMALFHGKFIDTGFSLPFYKRMLNKKLILKDLESIDPEFYNSLIWIRDNNIEECGLEMYFSVDMEILGKITSHDLKPDGTNVLVTEENKEEYISLMAEWRFSRGVEGQTKAFLDGFNEVVPLQWLQYFDEKELEVMLCGMQEVDLQDWQRNTVYRHYTRNSKQIIWFWQLVKEVDNEVRLRLMQFVTGTCRLPLGGFAELMGSNGPQKFCIEKVGKETWLPRSHTCFNRLDLPPYKSFEQLKEKLLFAIEETEGFGQE
- the LOC133396798 gene encoding NEDD4-like E3 ubiquitin-protein ligase WWP1 isoform X1 — translated: MATASLRAESGHNYRETSQLHAVVSCAKIKRKKSLFGVAIYVEVTAEGESRRTAKSHSSSSPKWDERLTLNVTPRSQVDFKVWSHHTLKADALLGKASLDLIETLEQHESKLENVKEVLKLSVEHKGVLMPAGELTVYLDGLNVSDQQELPPLTNGNAANGTKVQQNGDAIHENGESSSSRAANSTANGTDLGLRSGSISASNGVNSQVPSSSCSPALSHVVNGDVTPNSTPSNQPSDSDAESRTLNGETCDTVAESSSDTTGDVLPQAENLEDCTLDALLPDSDTAPNGTSQAPVLSSAAKQSDGAVAADAATTAASSMRTSAAQGATAIATSSSSVSSSPALGETNLSADSGSSSSAATVTTDGAKPRQQVPAAGAPDPLPPGWEQRKDPHGRTYYVDHNTRTTTWERPQPLPPGWERRVDDRGRIYYVDHNTRTTTWQRPTMESVRNFEQWQSQRSQLQGAMHQFNQRYLYSASMMSAENDPLGPLPPGWERRVDSNDRVYFVNHNTKTTQWEDPRTQGLQNEDPLPEGWEIRYTREGVRYFVDHNTRTTTFSDPRTGKSSVTKGPQIAYERSFRWKLAHFRYLCQSNALPSHVKITVSRQTLFEDSFQQIMALKPYDLRRRLYVIFRGEEGLDYGGLAREWFFLLSHEVLNPMYCLFEYAGKSNYCLQINPASAINPDHLSYFCFIGRFIAMALFHGKFIDTGFSLPFYKRMLNKKLILKDLESIDPEFYNSLIWIRDNNIEECGLEMYFSVDMEILGKITSHDLKPDGTNVLVTEENKEEYISLMAEWRFSRGVEGQTKAFLDGFNEVVPLQWLQYFDEKELEVMLCGMQEVDLQDWQRNTVYRHYTRNSKQIIWFWQLVKEVDNEVRLRLMQFVTGTCRLPLGGFAELMGSNGPQKFCIEKVGKETWLPRSHTCFNRLDLPPYKSFEQLKEKLLFAIEETEGFGQE
- the LOC133396798 gene encoding NEDD4-like E3 ubiquitin-protein ligase WWP1 isoform X3; amino-acid sequence: MATASLRAESGHNYRETSQLHAVVSCAKIKRKKSLFGVAIYVEVTAEGESRRTAKSHSSSSPKWDERLTLNVTPRSQVDFKVWSHHTLKADALLGKASLDLIETLEQHESKLENVKEVLKLSVEHKGVLMPAGELTVYLDGLNVSDQQELPPLTNGNAANGTKVQQNGDAIHENGESSSSRAANSTANGTDLGLRSGSISASNGVNSQVPSSSCSPALSHVVNGDVTPNSTPSNQPSDSDAESRTQNLEDCTLDALLPDSDTAPNGTSQAPVLSSAAKQSDGAVAADAATTAASSMRTSAAQGATAIATSSSSVSSSPALGETNLSADSGSSSSAATVTTDGAKPRQQVPAAGAPDPLPPGWEQRKDPHGRTYYVDHNTRTTTWERPQPLPPGWERRVDDRGRIYYVDHNTRTTTWQRPTMESVRNFEQWQSQRSQLQGAMHQFNQRYLYSASMMSAENDPLGPLPPGWERRVDSNDRVYFVNHNTKTTQWEDPRTQGLQNEDPLPEGWEIRYTREGVRYFVDHNTRTTTFSDPRTGKSSVTKGPQIAYERSFRWKLAHFRYLCQSNALPSHVKITVSRQTLFEDSFQQIMALKPYDLRRRLYVIFRGEEGLDYGGLAREWFFLLSHEVLNPMYCLFEYAGKSNYCLQINPASAINPDHLSYFCFIGRFIAMALFHGKFIDTGFSLPFYKRMLNKKLILKDLESIDPEFYNSLIWIRDNNIEECGLEMYFSVDMEILGKITSHDLKPDGTNVLVTEENKEEYISLMAEWRFSRGVEGQTKAFLDGFNEVVPLQWLQYFDEKELEVMLCGMQEVDLQDWQRNTVYRHYTRNSKQIIWFWQLVKEVDNEVRLRLMQFVTGTCRLPLGGFAELMGSNGPQKFCIEKVGKETWLPRSHTCFNRLDLPPYKSFEQLKEKLLFAIEETEGFGQE
- the LOC133396798 gene encoding NEDD4-like E3 ubiquitin-protein ligase WWP1 isoform X2 codes for the protein MATASLRAESGHNYRETSQLHAVVSCAKIKRKKSLFGVAIYVEVTAEGESRRTAKSHSSSSPKWDERLTLNVTPRSQVDFKVWSHHTLKADALLGKASLDLIETLEQHESKLENVKEVLKLSVEHKGVLMPAGELTVYLDGLNVSDQQELPPLTNGNAANGTKVQQNGDAIHENGESSSSRAANSTANGTDLGLRSGSISASNGVNSQVPSSSCSPALSHVVNGDVTPNSTPSNQPSDSDAESRTRDVLPQAENLEDCTLDALLPDSDTAPNGTSQAPVLSSAAKQSDGAVAADAATTAASSMRTSAAQGATAIATSSSSVSSSPALGETNLSADSGSSSSAATVTTDGAKPRQQVPAAGAPDPLPPGWEQRKDPHGRTYYVDHNTRTTTWERPQPLPPGWERRVDDRGRIYYVDHNTRTTTWQRPTMESVRNFEQWQSQRSQLQGAMHQFNQRYLYSASMMSAENDPLGPLPPGWERRVDSNDRVYFVNHNTKTTQWEDPRTQGLQNEDPLPEGWEIRYTREGVRYFVDHNTRTTTFSDPRTGKSSVTKGPQIAYERSFRWKLAHFRYLCQSNALPSHVKITVSRQTLFEDSFQQIMALKPYDLRRRLYVIFRGEEGLDYGGLAREWFFLLSHEVLNPMYCLFEYAGKSNYCLQINPASAINPDHLSYFCFIGRFIAMALFHGKFIDTGFSLPFYKRMLNKKLILKDLESIDPEFYNSLIWIRDNNIEECGLEMYFSVDMEILGKITSHDLKPDGTNVLVTEENKEEYISLMAEWRFSRGVEGQTKAFLDGFNEVVPLQWLQYFDEKELEVMLCGMQEVDLQDWQRNTVYRHYTRNSKQIIWFWQLVKEVDNEVRLRLMQFVTGTCRLPLGGFAELMGSNGPQKFCIEKVGKETWLPRSHTCFNRLDLPPYKSFEQLKEKLLFAIEETEGFGQE
- the LOC133396798 gene encoding NEDD4-like E3 ubiquitin-protein ligase WWP1 isoform X4, giving the protein MATASLRAESGHNYRETSQLHAVVSCAKIKRKKSLFGVAIYVEVTAEGESRRTAKSHSSSSPKWDERLTLNVTPRSQVDFKVWSHHTLKADALLGKASLDLIETLEQHESKLENVKEVLKLSVEHKGVLMPAGELTVYLDGLNVSDQQELPPLTNGNAANGTKVQQNGDAIHENGESSSSRAANSTANGTDLGLRSGSISASNGVNSQVPSSSCSPALSHVVNGDVTPNSTPSNQPSDSDAESRTLNGETCDTVAESSSDTTGDVLPQAENLEDCTLDALLPDSDTAPNGTSQAPVLSSAAKQSDALGETNLSADSGSSSSAATVTTDGAKPRQQVPAAGAPDPLPPGWEQRKDPHGRTYYVDHNTRTTTWERPQPLPPGWERRVDDRGRIYYVDHNTRTTTWQRPTMESVRNFEQWQSQRSQLQGAMHQFNQRYLYSASMMSAENDPLGPLPPGWERRVDSNDRVYFVNHNTKTTQWEDPRTQGLQNEDPLPEGWEIRYTREGVRYFVDHNTRTTTFSDPRTGKSSVTKGPQIAYERSFRWKLAHFRYLCQSNALPSHVKITVSRQTLFEDSFQQIMALKPYDLRRRLYVIFRGEEGLDYGGLAREWFFLLSHEVLNPMYCLFEYAGKSNYCLQINPASAINPDHLSYFCFIGRFIAMALFHGKFIDTGFSLPFYKRMLNKKLILKDLESIDPEFYNSLIWIRDNNIEECGLEMYFSVDMEILGKITSHDLKPDGTNVLVTEENKEEYISLMAEWRFSRGVEGQTKAFLDGFNEVVPLQWLQYFDEKELEVMLCGMQEVDLQDWQRNTVYRHYTRNSKQIIWFWQLVKEVDNEVRLRLMQFVTGTCRLPLGGFAELMGSNGPQKFCIEKVGKETWLPRSHTCFNRLDLPPYKSFEQLKEKLLFAIEETEGFGQE